AAAGGGTAGCACCGGACAGTTAGGTGCACCGGTTTTCGAAGCTACAGGCGACGTGCAGGCGGAAAAAGCTGAAAAAGCGCCCAAACCGGTAATTGAAAAGTCCAGGGATACCAGCAACCTTATTCCGATTACGGCTCCCATGGTCGGGACTTTCTACCGCCGCCCGGCGCCTGACGCGGAGCCTTTTGTGGAAGTAGGTCAAATGGTATCCGAAGGACAGCCCGTTTGTATAATTGAGGCCATGAAACTGATGAATGAAATAGAATCGGAAGTAGCGGGCAAAATTGTCGAGGTTCTGGTTGAAGACGGACAGCCGGTGGAGTACGGACAGACTTTGTTCCTTGTTGAAAAAGCATAAATAGCGCCGGTGACCGGTGGTCAGTGGCCGGCGGTGATATTACTTGAAGCTACAACGGTGGAGGTGTGTAATGTTTAAAAAAGTTCTGATTGCCAATAGGGGAGAAATCGCCGTTCGGATTATCAGGGCATGCAAAGAAATGGACATCAGGACTGTTGCTGTATATTCGGAAGCAGACCGGGATTCTTTACATGTCCGTTTGGCAGACGAAGCTTTTTGTATAGGTCCTGCTCCCTCAGGTAAGAGTTATCTGAACAAAGCTAATATCATAGCGGCGGCAGAAGTATCCGGAGCCGATGCCATCCATCCCGGCTACGGGTTTTTGGCTGAGAACGCCGAATTTGCGGAAATATGCGAAAGCTGCGGTATAAAGTTTATCGGGCCGTCTATTTCCGCTTTGGAAAATATGGGCGCAAAAGCAGTAGCGCGGGAAACCATGATCAAGGCCGGGGTACCTGTTGTTCCCGGTACTGAAGGAGTTATTACTGATAAAGAAGAAGCGGTCAGAATTGCCCAGGAAATCGGTTACCCGGTTATTATTAAAGCTTCAGCAGGCGGTGGCGGCAAAGGCATGCGCATTGCCCAGAGCAAAAATGACCTGATCAAAGCCATTCAAACGGCCCAGGCAGAAGCCGAGGCAGCTTTCGGCAATGCTGAAGTTTACATCGAGAAATATGTGGAAGAACCGAGACATATTGAGTTTCAGATTCTGGCTGACAATTACGGCAATACAGTTTACCTGGGTGAGCGTGACTGCTCTATCCAGAGAAGAAACCAGAAATTGCTGGAAGAAGCTCCTTCTTCGGCCCTGACCCCTGAACTGAGGAAAAAAATGGGTGAAACGGCTGTGCGCGCGGCAAAAGCAGTAAATTACAGCAATGCCGGTACTGTGGAGTTTCTCCTGGATAAAGATAATAATTTTTATTTTATTGAAATGAATACCCGGATTCAGGTAGAACACCCTGTCACTGAATTGGTCACAGGAATTGACCTGATTAAAGAACAGATCAGGATTGCTGCCGGTGAAGAATTGGGCTATACGCAGGATGATGTTAAAATCAACGGGTGGGCTATCGAATGCCGGATAAATGCCGAAGACCCGGCCAAAAATTTTATGCCTTCGCCCGGGAAGGTGATAAAGTACGTCCCGCCGGGTGGCATGGGAGTACGGGTAGACAGCGCCGTATACGAAGGCTATACCATTCCGCCTTTCTACGATTCGATGGTAGCTAAGCTAATTGTGTGGGGACGCAACAGGGAAGAGGCTATTCAGAGAATGCGCCGGTCCCTGCAGGAATTTGAAATAGAAGGGGTAAAAACCACGATTCCTTTCCATTTGGTGGTTGTGGATAATGCTTTCTTCCAGAGGGGGGACTTTTATACCAATTTTATTCAGCGCCGCGTCTTGCAGGAAGATTAGAATTGGCGGCAGAAGGTTTGACTAGCGCGCATGACAAGAATAGATGCGCGCTTTTCTTGAATAGAAGTTTACAATTTGGTATAATATGTTTATAGTTGGTGTAAGCAATTCGACCGGGAGGTGTCGGTTATGGAAAAGAAAGAGCTCATTGAAAGGCACGAAACAGAACTGGGTGTAATCCGCATTGCGGATGAAGTAGTAGCGATTATTGCCGGCCTGGCTGCGACGGAAATTCCAGGGGTAGCGGGCATGAGTGGAGGCTTAGCCGGTGGAATTGCTGAGATGTTGGGACGGAAAAATCTGTCCAGGGGCGTTAAAGTAGAAGTAGGTGAAAAAGAAACGGCTATCGACATGTTTGTAATTGTGGAATTTGGTGTGCGAATTCCCGATGTTGCTCATCAAATACAGGAAAACGTCAAACGGGCCATTGAAAGCATGACCGGACTGAATGTCGTGGAAGTAAACATAAATATCCAGGGAGTGGTTTTTCCCACACCTGAACCCAAGGAAGAAGAACATAGAGTAAAGTAGTTTTTTCCCCCTGAACACTCAGGGGGTTCAAATTATTTGGTAATGTAAATTTATGTATTTGAAGAACCCGAATGGAGTGTTGCTCGTGAATTTTTTTGACCGTTTGTTATTGGGATTGTACAGTCTAAGCATGGTTATCCTGTTTGTAGTGGTCGGCTTAGTGGCTGCTGGATGGACAACTCCTCTCGACCTTTTGGAATTTGCCCTCTTTAAGCAGGACCAAAGAATTGCGGTAGGACTGGTCGCTATAGTATTTATTCTTATCAGTTTAAAGTTTTTGATTAACAGTTTTGGCACAAAAAATGAGGTAATGCATGCCCTGATCAAAGAATCGGCTATGGGACAGGTACGTATTACGGTGCAGGCCCTGGAAAACATTGTCAAAAAATCCGTGCTGCAGGTGCGGGGTATCCGAGAAGTTCAGCCCAGGATTATTTCCCGCCCGGAGGGGATAGGGGTATTTATTCATGTTATTGTTGCGCCTGATTTGGCTATTCCACAGGTATCCGATGAAATTCAGGAAAAAGTCAAAGAGAACCTTGAACGTATTGCCGGGGTTAATGTACATGCCGTTAAGGTATTGGTGGAAAATATTGCTACTGACATGAAGGTCAGGGATAGGGTCAATTAGGGGGAATGAATAATGCGAGACAGGTCTTGGCAGGATTTTCTGGGAATGCATTTAGGAAAAATACTGGGTGTAGCCCTGGGCCTTCTATTAGGCTGGATGGTTATTGAATACGGCTTGTTGAAAACCTTGTTTGTTATAATATTAATTGTACTGGGTTATTTTATCGGCAAAAAGGTCGATGAAGACGAGGATATATTGATGGCTGTCAGAAGGTTTTTCAGAGGTTATTAGCAGCCGGCCCCTGCCATTTAGGCGGGGGTGTTTTGGTTTGCCGGGTAACAGAAATTTTTTGACCTTGTAAGGTTATACTACTTATAGTTACAGACAGGAGGTTATCAATGAGCAGGAGAAAAGCCAGGGAAGCGGCCTTACAGGTTCTCTTCCAGATAGAAATGGCCGGAGTGGAAGAAGGAAAGGCTTATGAATACATTTTTTCGGAATTCAACATAGGTGAAAATGCCCAAAAGTTCTGCCGGGAACTGGTCCAGGGCACGTTAAGAAACCGCGCGTATATTGATGACATCATCAGAGAAGTTTCTAATGAATGGGATTTGTACCGAATGGCTAATGTGGACAGGAATATTATTCGCATGGCCCTTTATGAAATGCTTTTTCGGGAAGATGTGCCGAAGAATGTGGCCATAAACGAGGCCATTGAGCTGGGTAAGGATTTTAGCACGGCTGATTCAGGCAAGTTTATAAACGGCATTTTGGGCTATGTGGCCAAAAATATGGAGCAGTTCAAAAGGACCGAACCAGGAGTGTAGCCATATGGGGTTGGTTTTGGGCATTGATACAAGTTGTTACACCACTTCTCTTGCTATGTTGGACACAGGCGGAGGATTGGTGGCGGACCAGAGGAAGTTGCTTGATGTTCCTGCCGGTGCGCGGGGTCTGCAGCAGAGCAACGCCGTATTTCAGCATATTCAGAACATCAAAAACCTCTTTGATAATCTTTGGGAAATACCAGGCAGAAGAAAGCTGATACTAGGGGTTGCGGCCAGCGTCAGGCCACGCCCGGTGGAAGGCTCTTATATGCCCGTATTTACTGTGGCGGAAAGTTACGGCCGGACTATAGCCGGGTTGCTGGGCGTGCCTTTTATCCCTACCAGCCACCAGGAAGGGCATATTATGGCGGGGTTGTGGTCGATAGGCATATTTCCGGCCAGGGAATTTTTAGCGGTACATTTATCAGGAGGAACTACGGAAGTCCTGCGGGTCACCCAACAAGGGGAATCAGCGGATATGATGTTTGACATCCGCCTGCTCGGGGGAACAAAAGATTTAAATGCCGGCCAGTTCATTGACCGGATAGGGGTGGCTTTGGGTTTACCTTTCCCGGCGGGCCCAGAACTGGAAAAATTGGCCCGTAGGGCTGCCGGCGCCATACCTATTCCCTCATCGGTACACGGATTGGAAATAAGTTTCTCCGGTCCGGAGACAATGGCGCAGCGCTTAATCAGCAGCGGGGCAGATGCAACTGAAGTTGCCCGCGGTGTAGAACAGTGTATAGCAAATTCCCTGGAAAAGGTCCTGCGCAGGGCTATAGAACAGACAGGTGTGATAGACATTCTCCTGGTAGGCGGAGTGACCGCCAATTACTATATCAGATCCCGGTTGCGGGAGCGCTTGGAGCACCGGGCAGTAGGAGCCAGGCTTTTCTTTGCCGAACCGTCCATGAGTTCCGATAATGCCGTTGGCGTGGCGGCAATTGGGTTGCGTAAGCTAAAAGCAAGCCCCGGTGGGGAAAATGGGTCCTACCCGACCCGGATTAAAGATAAAATTACATAAGGGGATTTTAGCCCTGCTCCAAAAACCATTTACAACTATTCTGGGAGAATACATTTGTGTCATATACTGGGTCGGGAAATAGGATGTTTCCCGACCGGTTTTGCTTTCAGGCACTGGGTGAAGTTGTGGGTGCAAAGTCGCACCATGCCAAAGTAATAATTTGGCATAAATTACCTCTGCTGTATTGGCAGGAATATTGAGGAAAATTGTCGAAATTGGTCAGTACATTTGGACATGATAGAAAGGAGGGAAAAGGGAAAATCAACGACATATATGATATGTCAACAAGGGGAGGCAATATGATGAACCGCACTTCGCTACAGGACAAGCCGAGGTTTCCATTATTGCTGTTTCTAGTGGTTTTCAGTATCTTTATTCTAAGCGTTCCGGCCCTTGCCTTTGCCGATACTAACGGTCCCTCGTTTACTAACCTTTTTCCGCAGGGTGGAGCGGTAATAAAATCAAGCAGAGTAACTATTGCTTTAACGGCAGTTGACCCCGATTTTATCGATTACAACTCCGTTGTAATGCTGCTGGACGGTAACCTGGTCAATCCGATCAAGCAGTATGGATGGATTGACGAGTATACCGATGACTATTCCACCTTGGAAATGTATTATTCTGCCAGCCTGGTGGAAGGCAGTCATTTTGTTTCAATCACGGTAAGAGACCGCGCGGGGAATTCTTCTACCAAACAATGGAACTTCACAATATCAGAACCACCGCAAATTTCCCCCATACAGCCCGAGGGCAATGCTACCGTAACGGAATTAAAACCTCTTATATCTGCCAAGGTTACCGATAATACAGCCGTTGACAGTGGCTCAGTGGAGATGTATCTTGACGGCACTAGGGTAAACGCTGTATTTGATGCGGCATCTGGGGTCATAAACTTTACGCCGGAAAATGAACTGCCCAATGAAAGCTGGCACACGGTCTTGGTCAAGGCCCGTGATACTGCAGGCAATCAGGCGCAATTTTCCTGGAAGTTTTTTATCAACACTTATACTGAAATGACTTTTTCCATGAATGATGCAACCTGCCAGCAGTGCCATGATCGAACCAGTCATCCCATGAATAATTGCGGTAAATGCCACGGTACAAATCTATCGCCATCCAATCCTACATATCCGTTGGACGATTGTTATAAATGCCATTTTAACGCTACCACCTACCCAAGCGCTTACCATAACCAAGGGCTGCCGGTAGCAAATCCGCCTCTTCACGGGGCGCAGGATACGGACAGTTGTATGGAGTGCCATGGCAAGACATGGACGACAGGTATTCCGCCTGTACACAGTATCAGTGATGTTTCACGAAGGCACACAACAACATCACAGGGATGTACCATGTGCCATGCCACCACGCTGACCAGGGAACATGCTCGCCGGTATGATGACAACGGCAATCAACTGACCTGTTTTACCTGTCATAATAATCCTGATCCACAGGTGCAAAAGGCTATCGCCGAGAAGAATTCGGCCTGCAGCGCATGTCATCTGAACCTTGATGCCGGCGGCGGGCACCCGGCACACCAAAACGGGCTGGATGCAGCCTGTCAGACCTGTCATTCCGACACTATCCTGGGCGAACAACAGTTTCACAAGGCTAAAGGATGTAATATCTGTCACCAAAAAGACGCCGGCGAAACTGTTAAGTATGCAATTAATACAAAAAATACCAATTGTCTGGCCTGCCATGACCAGGGACATAATTTACACATGATTGCCAAAGAACCCGCCGATTTGCCTAAATATCCCGGGTTTACCTGGAGTGTTCCCCAAAAGGCCAGTATTATGGCTGGTGAAGCCTGGATGCCTGCGGAATACGCAGGGGTAGGCGGTAAGCTGCTGATTTCCTCACGGCGCAGTGATGTTAGCGCTGGAGAACTTTTCAACTGGTATGAGGAACAGATGGCCCAGGCCGGCTGGGAAAAAGTGTCCGGAAACATAGCACCCGGCAATTACATGGTTATGTCATATCAGAAAGGGAACCGGCATGCTACCGTTATTATATATAACGGGGAATACCATAGCGCTCAGGCCCCGGCAATAGGTTTCCGGATAGAAATACTTTATAAGTAAAATATTTGAAAAATTATTTGCACAAAGGTTTGCTTTTAGCAATAAATTGTGTTAAAATAAAAAAGCATAATGGATCAGGTAGAACGGAAAAGTTTTACCGGGCTTTTATGAGCAGCAGGATTATAAACCTGTGGGACCGTGTGGTTCCACAGGTTTTTCGCTAAACGGGGAAATTTTTTGAACATACCAGCACACAGAATTCATATAATAAAGATGTTAGGGGGTATGGCCATTGGCGCAGGCTGATTTTGCGGATGCTCAAAAAGAAAAAAAGGCGGTAGCTTTAAGCTCGGTCCTGGCATCCCTGTTTCTGACGGGTGGAAAACTCATTATAGGTTTGCTGACGGGCAGTCTGGGTATTCTGTCTGAAGCTGCCCATTCAGCCCTGGATTTTGGCGCTGCAGCCATAACTTACTTTGCAGTCAGTATTTCCGATAAACCGGCGGATAAAGAACACCATTACGGTCACGGTAAGGTTGAAAATTTTTCTGCTCTTGTAGAAGCCCTATTACTAATGGTAACATGTCTGTGGATTGTTAAAGAAGCCATAAACAGGCTAATGATGCCGGAACTCCGGTTGGAGGTAACGGCATGGGGTTTTGGAGTTCTGGTTGTGTCAATTATTATAGATTTCTCCAGGTCCCGGGCGCTGAAAAAGGCAGCTAAAAAGCACAAAAGCCAGGCTCTGGAAGCCGATGCCCTGCATTTTTCCAGCGACATCCTGAGTTCTCTGGTAGTAATTGTGGGTTTGGTATTTGCCAAGTTTGGCTATGAGAAGGCTGACCCCATTGCAGCATTGGTGGTTGCGGTTCTGGTTATTATTGCCAGTTTGCGTTTGGCCAAGGAAACCGTTGATGGCCTGCTGGACCGGGCTCCGGAAGGGATAAGGCAGCGGATTGAATCGGATGTAACGGGTGTACCCGGAGTTTTGGGTTTACATAAGATACGGGTACGCCGGGTGGGCCCTAAAATATTCGGGGATTTGCACGTATTGGTTGACGGGAATAAGACTATCAAAGAAGGGCACCAGTTAGCCGACCGGGTTGAGGATGTACTGGCCAAGTATGCTTCCGATGTGGTAATCCATATTGAACCTGTCGAAGAGGTGATGAAGGAAGATATCATCACAGAGGAAGATTTAAAAAAGATACTGGAGAAAGCGATGGAAAGGCTGGGCGGTAAGTTTGTCAATTACCATGAATTATCCCTCCGGTATGATTACATTGCAGGTCCCGTGGGCGGTGTACACCTGGTTCTACCCCAAGGTTTGCCTTTAAATGAGGCTCATCATATAGCCCACTCCATTGAAGAGGAAATAATGGCCAATTACCCGGGAACGAAATTTAACGTAAAAATAGAGCCCTGCGCCGGGACCTGTACCGAATGCGCCCTGTTTTGCGATGATTAATCGTCTTCCTGGTTAATAAAGTTTATTATTTGTTCCGCGGAGAACCCGAAAATTTCTATCAACTTATCTTCCGGCGGATTGTCCGGGTTTTTCCATATTTCGATTATTTTTTCCCGGATACTGTTTTTTAAATCCTGAATTGATTTGGACATCATACATACCTCCGAATTTCACATTATTGTAATTCCCTTCATAAACTGTAATATGCTCAGAAGGCAAAAAAAATACAGTTTTGGAGGGATTTTTCGTGCGTTATGTTGTAAAGCCGGGCGATACGCTCTATATTATTGCCCAGCGTTTCGGGGTGACAGTAGCCGACATTCTGGCCGTTAATCCTCAAATTAGAGACCCTAACTTGATTTTCCCCGGCCAGGTAATAATTATTCCTGGCAAAAGGCCCGAAATTCCGCCTTATTACCCTGGGTTTCCGCCAATGTTTCCCCCGGGATATTGGGGGTGGCCGCCCTATATTCCCGGTGAATATCCTGTAGGTTGGTGGCCTAATGTACCTCCGGGATACTATCCATACATGCCTTCGGGTGGACAATGGCCCCAATTACCTGCTGAACCGGGTCCAGGCTTTGGGGTGTTAAAGAGAGGGAGCAGAGGCCCGGAAGTAAAAATGCTGCAGGAACGCCTGGCAGAACTTGGTTACTATACAGGACCTATAGACGGGGTATTCGGTAGGCGGACCGAAATGGCTGTAAGGGCTTTTCAGAGGGAAAAAGGGTTCCCGGAAACAGGCATCGTTGAAGAAGTAACTTGGGCAGCGTTAGGCTTATAAAATAATAAATCTTTTTGAGGGGTTGGACTATTTCGGGCACATAGTGAATATAATCACTATGTGCATTTATTTTGAGCATGGCAATATAAACGGGCTTATGTGCTACATTGCCAAAATTTAAAATATTACAACTTTTTTTAATTATTCAGGCAGGATTAAGGGCAAAGTTAGCGAATAATTTCACATTAGTGACATTTAATAACAAAAGATATTTAATTAACAAAAGGAGGTTTTTAAAAAATGCCTGCACAAATTTTAAAAGGCAAACCATTAGCGGACAAAATTAAAGAGCAGACCAGGAAGGAAGTTGAGGAACTGAAACAGAAAGGTATTGAGCCTTTCCTTGTAGCGGTTCAGGTTGGTGAAAATGCTGCTTCCAAGTTTTACACCGATAACCAGCGAAAAAACGCAGAGCAGCTTGGTATCAAGTATGAATTAAGGGAACTGCCTGCCGAAACTACTCAGGAAGAACTTATCAAATACATAGAAGACCTGAACAACGATGACAAGGTTTCCGGCATAATTCTGCAAATGCCTCTGCCGCCGCACATTGAAGCCAGAGAGGTGCAGTGGAAAATAGCTTTTGAGAAAGATATCGAGGGTGTTACACCGCATAACATGGGACTTGTTTCTTTCGGTAAGCCCCGGCTTGCTCCGTGTACGGCCGTAGGTGCTTACGAGCTTGTCAAGTCAACGGGCATCGACCTAACCGGTAAAGAGGTAGTTGTTGTGGGACACAGTGATATTGTTGGTAAACCGGCAGCCCTGCTTCACCTGAATGACCTGGGGACAGTTACCGTATGCCATATCGGTACTGCTAAAGCCGGAAAAACCCCTGAACATGTGGCTAGGGCTGACGTACTTATAGTTGCCGTCGGCGTACCCGGATTAATTAAGGGCGAATGGATTAAACCCGGCGCCATTGTTATTGATATTGGAATTAACGAGGTAGACGGCAAGATAGTTGGAGACGTGGAATTTGACAAGGCTGTCGAAAGAGCAGGTATTATTACTCCTGTTCCCGGTGGCGCCGGTACAATGACTACTGCTATTCTGCTGAGAAACGTGGTGGAAGCCGCCAAGTGGCAGGCTGAAAAAAGATAGTGTTTAGCGGAAGCCGGTTTATGAATATTTAGATTTGACCGCGATCCCTTAAAATTGAGGGTTCTGCGGTTTTTTCTTCTGAATTTTACCCGGTAGTGGTATAATAGGATTATATGCTGTAGGACAAGAGGAGGTTAATCTATGTATAGGATTCTACAGAAACGCTCCCTGGCTACCGGTATCCACATGTATGAAATATCGGCGCCGGAAATTGCAGCCAAAGCGCTACCGGGACAGTTTATCATTCTGAGAGTGGACGAATGGGGAGAACGTATTCCCCTGACTATATTTGATTTTGACCGCAAATCGGGCAGTATTAAAATTATTTTTCAGGAAGTGGGTTTCACTACAAAAAGACTGGCCTGCCTGAAACAGGGTGATTTTATCACTGATATAGCCGGCCCCCTGGGCATGCCCAGCCATATCAAAAAGTACGGACGGGTAATTGCTATAGGCGGTGGTGTGGGTGCAGCGCCCATTTTCCCTATTGTTCGTGCTCTGAAGGAGGCGGGGAACGAAGTTATTTCAATTATCGGTGCGAAATCAGCCGAGACTTTGATTTTGCAGGACGTTATGAATAATGTCAGTGACCGGCTGATTATTTGTACTGATGACGGTTCCGTCGGCGAAAAGGGGTTTGTTACAGAGGTACTGCAGAAACAATTGACAGGTGAAAAACCGGACCTGGTGATGGCCATAGGACCCCTGCCGATGATGCAGGCGGTCAGTGAGTTAACGGCTTCTTATGCTGTAAAAACGCTGGTTAGCCTAAACCCGATTATGGTGGATGGAACAGGAATGTGTGGAGCCTGCCGGGTAAAAATAGGAGAGGAGACCAAGTTTGCTTGTGTTGAGGGACCGGAGTTTGACGGACACCTGGTTGATTGGGAAACCCTGATCAGGCGGTCCACAATGTATGCCAAAGAACAAGAGCTAATTCTCGGTGAGAAGGTCCGTTCAGGAGGTGGCTGCGGATGTCATTCATAACTGCTAAACACCCCATGCCTGAACAGGATCCACGGGAAAGGATTAAGAATTTCAAAGAAGTTGCTCTTGGTTACGATCAGGAAACGGCTGTTGCCGAAGCCAACCGGTGCCTACAGTGCAAAGGTGCTCCCTGCCAAAAAGGGTGTCCTGTCGGAGTGGAGATCCCTGCCTTTATTAAGTTGATTAAAGAAGGAGATTTTATCGCTGCCGGTAATAAAATTAAAGAACGTAATAACCTGCCGGCTGTTTGCGGTCGGGTATGTCCACAAGAAAACCAGTGTGAAAAGCAGTGTGTGCTGGGTAAAAGAGGAGAGCCTGTCGGCATAGGCAGGTTAGAAAGGTTTGCCGCCGATTTTGGTGCAGCTTTTGACAGGACAGCGCAGCACTTAAGCCGGCAATTAACCGGTAAGAAAGTAGCTGTAATCGGTTCGGGACCTGCGGGATTGACAGCGGCCGGGGATTTGGCCAAACTTGGCTATCGGGTTACCGTTTTTGAAGCCCTGCATGTTCCCGGCGGCGTTCTTGCCTACGGCATTCCGGAGTTTCGCCTGCCGAAAGACATTGTCAAAAGAGAAGTGGACTACCTGAAAAGTCTAGGTGTGGAAATAAAAACAAATATGATTATAGGGAAGACTTTTACCATAGACGAATTATTTACAGACGGTTTCCAAGCAATATTTGTCGCAACTGGGGCAGGGCTGCCTTACTTCATGAACATCCCGGGTGAAAACCTGAATGGGGTCTTTTCGGCCAACGAGTTTTTAACGCGGACCAATCTCATGAAGGCATACATGTTTCCGGAATACCATACGCCGGTCCATATCGGTGCAAAAGTAGCAGTCATCGGAGCAGGAAACGTAGCTATGGATTCGGCCCGGACAGCCCTTCGGCTGGGAGCGCAAAAAGTAACTGTTGTTTACCGCCGTTCGGAGAAGGAAATGCCTGCCCGGCTGGAAGAAATAAAGCATGCCCAGGAAGAAGGCGTGGAGTTTCTTTTCCTGACCAGCCCCGTCAAACTTATTGGGGATAAAGAAGGTTGGGTGAAGAATATGCAATGTATCAGGTATGAACTTGGTGAACCCGATGCCTCGGGTCGGAGAAAACCGGTGGCGGTCCCCGGATCGGAATTTAATGTTGAGGTGGATACGGTTATCATGGCTATCGGCCAGGGGCCCAACCCATTAATAACACAAACGACTGATGGGCTTATGTCGAATGCCCGGGGAAACATTATCGTGGACGAGCGGGGCCAAACTACTCGTTTGGGTGTTTTTGCCGGCGGCGACATCGTTACAGGGGCGGCCACAGTTATTCTTGCTATGGGGGCAGGCAAACAGGCGGCCATATCTATTGACCAGTATTTAAGGGACAAATAAATATAAAATTTTCAGGGGAGGGGTATTATGCCAGCTCAAATTCTTGATGGGAAAAAGCTGTCCAACGAGATTAAAGAAGGCTTGAAAGCAGAGGTAGAGGCTTTAAAAGCCAAAGGCGTTGTACCGACCATTGGTATGTTGTTGGTTGGAGATGATGAAGCATCCGCCCTATACGTGGGGTTAAAGGCTAAAGCTGCCACGGCTATCGGCGGAGAGGGAAAAACATTCAAATTACCTGAAGATGTGACTTTTGAAGAGATTATGGAATTAATTGATAAGTTGAACAATGACCCGTCAATTCACGGCATCCTGGTGCAACTGCCTTTGCCCAAGCACTTGCATGACAAAGAAAAAGCAATACTTGACGCTATTAATCCCGAAAAAGACGTAGACGGTTTCCATCCTACCAGTATTGGTAACCTGGTTATTGGAGACGACGGTTTTGTAGGTTGTACGGCCTTTGCTTGTATGAAACTGCTTGAGCTTACCGGTCAGGATTTAAAAGGCAAACATGCCGTTGTGGTAGGTCACAGTATTGAAGTGGGTAAACCGGTAAGTATGCTCTTGTTTGCCAAGGGATGCGTAGTAACCATTGTCCATCCAGATGATCCGAAGCTTACGGAATATACCAAGCAGGGCGATGTCTTGATTCTTGAGATGGCGAAACCTAAATTCGTTACCGGCGATATGGTAAAACCGGGCGCTATTGTAATTGATACCGGATCTAACTGGGTTGACGGTAAACAGGTCGGCGATGCGGACAAAGAGAGCGTGGAGCAGGTAGCAGGTTGGTTGAGCCCGTCTCCCGGCGGCGTAGGGCCTATGATCATCGCTATGCTCATGTATAACCTGGTCAAAGCCGCTCAACAACAAAGTGCATAAATATTGAATGGGAAGGTACGAAGCCTTCCCATTCCACTTTCTACTGCATTTGATAGCTATTAACCATGGTATTGGTTGTATTTTGTTGCATGGTGGGTACCTGGTACATGCCTCTTTGATTCATATAGGTGAAGCATTCCCAGGCTTGATTCATACAGGAAACGGAACAATTTTGCATTAATTGCCTTAGGTTATAATCGGCACATTCAAGAGCAGCCATAGTACATTTCAAGGCACTGGACTTATGGTATGCCAGCATACCTAAAGCCACATCGCGATCATCAATTTCGTTTACGCTGCTGCTGGGCTGCATTGGGGACGGATTCCTGAGCCCGTACTGGACAGGGGTTTTCTTCACGCCATGATAAGGCATAAAACTTATTACCCCCTTGCTGTGCAGATACGAAGCAATTTGATCGTAAGTCCTGTTCATATGGCTTAAATGACTGTCCATCATGG
The Thermincola ferriacetica DNA segment above includes these coding regions:
- a CDS encoding bifunctional 5,10-methylenetetrahydrofolate dehydrogenase/5,10-methenyltetrahydrofolate cyclohydrolase — protein: MPAQILDGKKLSNEIKEGLKAEVEALKAKGVVPTIGMLLVGDDEASALYVGLKAKAATAIGGEGKTFKLPEDVTFEEIMELIDKLNNDPSIHGILVQLPLPKHLHDKEKAILDAINPEKDVDGFHPTSIGNLVIGDDGFVGCTAFACMKLLELTGQDLKGKHAVVVGHSIEVGKPVSMLLFAKGCVVTIVHPDDPKLTEYTKQGDVLILEMAKPKFVTGDMVKPGAIVIDTGSNWVDGKQVGDADKESVEQVAGWLSPSPGGVGPMIIAMLMYNLVKAAQQQSA
- a CDS encoding PGRP and LysM peptidoglycan-binding domain-containing protein encodes the protein MRYVVKPGDTLYIIAQRFGVTVADILAVNPQIRDPNLIFPGQVIIIPGKRPEIPPYYPGFPPMFPPGYWGWPPYIPGEYPVGWWPNVPPGYYPYMPSGGQWPQLPAEPGPGFGVLKRGSRGPEVKMLQERLAELGYYTGPIDGVFGRRTEMAVRAFQREKGFPETGIVEEVTWAALGL
- a CDS encoding spore coat protein, producing the protein MQQFGSPQFGAQQPGAQAYGTQQMGIGQPGWQTPQQGQAAQFGAHEIMEVHEVLSSLIEGINRFQLYKPYIKDQQLNSMMDSHLSHMNRTYDQIASYLHSKGVISFMPYHGVKKTPVQYGLRNPSPMQPSSSVNEIDDRDVALGMLAYHKSSALKCTMAALECADYNLRQLMQNCSVSCMNQAWECFTYMNQRGMYQVPTMQQNTTNTMVNSYQMQ
- a CDS encoding sulfide/dihydroorotate dehydrogenase-like FAD/NAD-binding protein — protein: MYRILQKRSLATGIHMYEISAPEIAAKALPGQFIILRVDEWGERIPLTIFDFDRKSGSIKIIFQEVGFTTKRLACLKQGDFITDIAGPLGMPSHIKKYGRVIAIGGGVGAAPIFPIVRALKEAGNEVISIIGAKSAETLILQDVMNNVSDRLIICTDDGSVGEKGFVTEVLQKQLTGEKPDLVMAIGPLPMMQAVSELTASYAVKTLVSLNPIMVDGTGMCGACRVKIGEETKFACVEGPEFDGHLVDWETLIRRSTMYAKEQELILGEKVRSGGGCGCHS
- the gltA gene encoding NADPH-dependent glutamate synthase; this translates as MSFITAKHPMPEQDPRERIKNFKEVALGYDQETAVAEANRCLQCKGAPCQKGCPVGVEIPAFIKLIKEGDFIAAGNKIKERNNLPAVCGRVCPQENQCEKQCVLGKRGEPVGIGRLERFAADFGAAFDRTAQHLSRQLTGKKVAVIGSGPAGLTAAGDLAKLGYRVTVFEALHVPGGVLAYGIPEFRLPKDIVKREVDYLKSLGVEIKTNMIIGKTFTIDELFTDGFQAIFVATGAGLPYFMNIPGENLNGVFSANEFLTRTNLMKAYMFPEYHTPVHIGAKVAVIGAGNVAMDSARTALRLGAQKVTVVYRRSEKEMPARLEEIKHAQEEGVEFLFLTSPVKLIGDKEGWVKNMQCIRYELGEPDASGRRKPVAVPGSEFNVEVDTVIMAIGQGPNPLITQTTDGLMSNARGNIIVDERGQTTRLGVFAGGDIVTGAATVILAMGAGKQAAISIDQYLRDK
- a CDS encoding bifunctional 5,10-methylenetetrahydrofolate dehydrogenase/5,10-methenyltetrahydrofolate cyclohydrolase, producing MPAQILKGKPLADKIKEQTRKEVEELKQKGIEPFLVAVQVGENAASKFYTDNQRKNAEQLGIKYELRELPAETTQEELIKYIEDLNNDDKVSGIILQMPLPPHIEAREVQWKIAFEKDIEGVTPHNMGLVSFGKPRLAPCTAVGAYELVKSTGIDLTGKEVVVVGHSDIVGKPAALLHLNDLGTVTVCHIGTAKAGKTPEHVARADVLIVAVGVPGLIKGEWIKPGAIVIDIGINEVDGKIVGDVEFDKAVERAGIITPVPGGAGTMTTAILLRNVVEAAKWQAEKR